TATGCCCCCGATGCCTTTCTGTTCGAGATGTTCACCAAGGCCTTGATACTGAACGCAATATGGATCCCGATCCACCTTGCCTGGCTCTGGGCGGGGGCCGCGTTGCACCGGCTCAACCTGCCGCATTCCACCCAGCGCGCCATCAACATTCTGATGGCGCTGTCGATGCTTGGCGTGGTCGCGCTGGCGCTGTGGTCAGCGTCGAGGGTCAAGGCATGAGGACCCGTCGACAGCGCCCCGCACCGCCGGGCAATCCGGCGCGCAATTAGGAGGACAACCATGCTGCCTCATTCCAACCCCACGCCCGAGGCCACGCTTGTCGGCCGCATCTGGCGCCCCGGTATCGGACCCTGCCTGGTCCGCCTCGACGGGGACCGGGTGGTCGATATCACCTCGACCGCCCTGCCCACCCTGCATGCCCTGCTGGAGACGCCCGATCCGCTCGACACCGCCCGCGCCGCGCCCGGCACGCCGGTCACCACCCTGGCAGAGCTTGCGGGCAGCTCGAGCCCCGATGCCGGTTCGGACGCGCTGCGCCTGCTGGCGCCGCCCGACCTGCAGGCGGTCAAGGCCAGCGGCGTCACCTTCGCCGCCTCGATGGTCGAGCGGGTGATAGAGGAGCAGGCCGCCGGCGACCCTGACCGCGCGGCCGCGATCCGCGTCCGCGTCGGCCGGGTGATCGGCGACAGCCTGTCGGGCATCGTGCCCGGCTCGCCCAAGGCGATGCAGGTCAAGGCGGTGCTGCAAGAGGAAGGGCTCTGGTCGCAATACCTCGAGGTCGGAATCGGCCCGGATGCCGAAGTCTTTACCAAGTGCCAGCCCATGGCCGCCGTCGGTTGGGGCGCCCGCGTGGGCCTGCATCCGATCTCGAGCTGGAACAACCCCGAACCCGAGATCGTGCTCGCCATCAATTCGCGCGGCGATATCCTGGGTGCGACGCTTGGCAATGACGTGAATCTGCGCGACGTCGAAGGCCGCTCCGCCCTGCTGCTGGGAAAGGCCAAGGATAACAACGCCTCTTGCGCCATCGGCCCGTTCCTGCGCCTGTTCGACGCCGACTTCACGCTCGACACGGTCCGGGCTGCCGAGCTGTCGATGACGGTCAAAGGCTCCGACGGCTTCATCCTCGATGGCCGGTCCTCGATGGCGCAGATCAGCCGCGATCCGGCCAGCATCGTGGCGCAGACGATCGGGCGGCACCATCAGTATCCCGACGGGTTCTTCCTGTTCCTGGGCACCATGTTCGCCCCGATCCAGGATCGCGACGCGACGGGCCAGGGGTTTACCCATCACCAGGGCGATGTGGTGACCATTTCCGAGGCCGCACTTGGCAGCTTGCGCAACAGCGTGTTCCTGTCGACCGATTGCCCGGAATGGAAATTCGGCACCGCCGCTCTGATGAAAAACCTTGCCAAACGGGGGCTGCTGTGAGCACGCCAGATCTTTTCCACCATGCCCTGTATCTATCGCAAACCCATGATCGGGTACCCTCTCCGGGTGCCGATCACCGCCAATCGCGGGGCGCGCGCTATCTGCGTCGCCCGGCCTCGAGCGGCGCAATGAACAAGCGGAAGCAGCCATGACCAGTTTCCTTGCCATCGGCGAATGCATGATCGAACTGCACGAGACCGGGGACGGGCTGTATCGCCGCGGCTTTGCCGGAGATACGTTCAACACCGCCTGGTATGCCAAACGCCTGCTGCCAGCATCCTGGAGGGTCGGTTACGCATCTTGCATCGGGCAGGATACCGTCTCTGACGAAATGGCCGGCTTCATGGCGCAAGAGGGGA
The window above is part of the Ruegeria pomeroyi DSS-3 genome. Proteins encoded here:
- a CDS encoding fumarylacetoacetate hydrolase family protein → MLPHSNPTPEATLVGRIWRPGIGPCLVRLDGDRVVDITSTALPTLHALLETPDPLDTARAAPGTPVTTLAELAGSSSPDAGSDALRLLAPPDLQAVKASGVTFAASMVERVIEEQAAGDPDRAAAIRVRVGRVIGDSLSGIVPGSPKAMQVKAVLQEEGLWSQYLEVGIGPDAEVFTKCQPMAAVGWGARVGLHPISSWNNPEPEIVLAINSRGDILGATLGNDVNLRDVEGRSALLLGKAKDNNASCAIGPFLRLFDADFTLDTVRAAELSMTVKGSDGFILDGRSSMAQISRDPASIVAQTIGRHHQYPDGFFLFLGTMFAPIQDRDATGQGFTHHQGDVVTISEAALGSLRNSVFLSTDCPEWKFGTAALMKNLAKRGLL